CCGGCCGGGTGGTCCGGGTCCAGGGCCGGGTAGACGGCCCAGGACAGCATGACGAGCCCGACGCCCGCCGCGACGGCGTCGGGGTAGGGCGCCTCGTCCACGTCGCGCAGCCGGCTCAGGCCGGCCGGCAGGGTCACCGGGCCGGTGTCGGTGTTGCTGTTCGCCGGTGCCGTGCCGAGCCCCGGGAAGTGTTTGGCGGTGGCGGCGACACCGGTCCGCTGCTGGGCCTTGATGAACGCCGTGCCGAGGGCCGTGACGACGTCGGGGTCGGAGCTGAACGAGCGCTCGGCGTGGTCGGCGAAGTTGCCGGGCACGTCGTACACGTCGAGCACGGGGGCAAGGTTGACGTTGAGGCCGACGCCGGCCAGGTTCGTTCCCGCGCCGGTGCCGGCCGCGGTCGCGGCGGCCACCGGGTCGGCGGCCTGGCCGATCCGGCGGGCGGACAGTTCGGGGGCGCCGGGCAGTCGCCGGACCAGGCCGCCCTCCTGATCGGTCATCAGCAGCAGCGGGGCCTGGACCGGACTCTGCTGCTGCGCCTCGCGCAGTTGCCGGACGACCCCGCGCAGCTGCTCAGGGCTGGAGACGTTCTCGCCGAAGAAGATCACCCCGGCCACAAGGCCCGCGCGGATGTCCGCCAGCAGGGCGGGCGGCGGTGTCAGGCCCGGGTAGGAGAAGACGACCCGCCGGCCGGCCAGCTGGGCCGGGGTCGGCTCGTCCGTCCCGTCGCCGGAGCTGTCCGGCGCGGTGGGCTGCGGGGCGGTGGGGTTCAAGGTCGGTGCTCCCCTGCTCGGGGTCGGGGTCGGGGACGGGGTCGGTACGGGCGTGGCCGCGGAGGTGGCGGTCGGGGTGCCGGCCGCCGGTGCCGAGCCGCTCGGTGCGGCCGGGCCGCCTGGGGTGGCCGTCGTCCGCGCCGCCCCGGTGACGGTGCCCGGTGGGGCCCCGCAGGATGCCACCGTGCCGGAAGCCAGCAGGAGGGCAAGGGCGGTGACGACCCATCCGGTCCGCAAAGG
The sequence above is a segment of the Kitasatospora sp. NBC_00240 genome. Coding sequences within it:
- a CDS encoding glycoside hydrolase family 3 N-terminal domain-containing protein, translated to MNPTAPQPTAPDSSGDGTDEPTPAQLAGRRVVFSYPGLTPPPALLADIRAGLVAGVIFFGENVSSPEQLRGVVRQLREAQQQSPVQAPLLLMTDQEGGLVRRLPGAPELSARRIGQAADPVAAATAAGTGAGTNLAGVGLNVNLAPVLDVYDVPGNFADHAERSFSSDPDVVTALGTAFIKAQQRTGVAATAKHFPGLGTAPANSNTDTGPVTLPAGLSRLRDVDEAPYPDAVAAGVGLVMLSWAVYPALDPDHPAGLSTTVVERELRERIGFEGVTITDALEAGALQAVGTTGRRAVAAALAGMDLLLCSARDTGQGEQAAAALAEALSSGRLDREEFTAAADRVTALRSSLD